The sequence TGTATCGCGACCCGCGTGTACGACCGGCAGTGCTGCGATCGGATGCGTCCCGGCGAACGTTCGCGTTGCCGCGGCCGTCAGGATTTCCCTGATAGGCTGCTCGCCGCGCAACGCTTCTGCACCGCACATCGCGGGCGCCGGCAGGTAGTGGGAAATCGAATGGATGCCATCGCAACATTTAATTGGTCGCTCGAGATCGACTTCGCTATCGTCAACGATGCCCGCGTACGGAGTCGAACCGTGCCGTCCGCCGCGCCTCGCCGCATGATCGCGCGCCGCGGCCCGGCCGCCGGACCCACAAGCATGGGCCGCCGCGTCCGATGAACCGGACGGACCCGTCGCGAAGCCTGGCCGACCGAACGAAGGCGCATGCGCTTTCAAGCCACCCCGGCAACGATGTCCCGCCGCCGCATGCGTGCCCCACACGCGTGCGTGCCGCCCGATGCCGTTTGCGCCAGGGGCCGGACCAACCCATTGCCTGGATGCACTATGTCTAAGACAACGTATTACGCGCCGCATGGCGGCCACCCGCCGCAGACCGATCTGCTGACCGATCGCGCGATGTTCACCGAGGCGTACGCGGTGATCCCGAAGGGGGTGATGCGCGACATCGTCACGAGCTGGCTGCCGTTCTGGACGAACACGCGCCTGTGGGTGATCGCTCGCCCGCTGTCGGGTTTTGCCGAAACCTTCTCGCAGTACATCGTCGAAGTGAACCCGGGCGGCGGCAGCGACAAGCCCGAGCAGGACAAGAATGCCGAAGCCGTGCTGTTCGTCGTCGAAGGCGAGGCCGAGCTGACGCTGCAGGGCTCGAAGCACGTGCTGAAGCCGGGCGGCTACGCGTTCATCCCGCCGGGCGCGGACTGGACGCTGCACAACGTCAGCGATGCCGCGGTGCGCTTCCACTGGGTGCGCAAGCATTACCAGGTCGTCGACGGCATCCCGCTCCCCGAAGCATTCGTGACCAACGAGCAGGACGTCGAGCCGATCCCGATGCCGGGCACCGACGGCGCGTGGGTGACGACGCGCTTCGTCGACATGAGCGACATGCGCCACGACATGCACGTGAACATCGTGACGTTCCAGCCGGGCGGCGTGATTCCGTTCGCTGAAACGCACGTGATGGAGCATGGCCTGTACGTGCTCGAAGGCAAGGCCGTCTATCGCCTGAACCAGGACTGGGTCGAGGTCGAAGCGGGCGATTTCATGTGGCTGCGCGCGTTCTGCCCGCAGGCATGCTATTCGGGTGGCCCTGGCCGCTTCCGCTACCTGCTGTACAAGGATGTGAACCGTCACATGAACCTGACGCTGAACCCGGCGCGCTGAAGCGCGGCGCCAGCAGTCGAACGCGAAAGCCCGCCGGTGCATGCCGGCGGGTTTTTTCATGGGCGGCGTGTTTTGCTACAGGCCGAGCGCGGTTGCGGCCAGCGTGGCGACCTGCAGCCGCGTATCGGGCGGCAGTTCGTCTTCCATCAACCACACGGCGGACAGGCCCGACCACGCCAGAATCCACTGCAGCAGCCGGCACCGGTCGAGCTGCGCGGCGTCGGCCACGAGCGCGACGCGCCGCTCGAAGCGCGCGGGATCGACCGCGATGTCGTGCACGGGATTGCAGAACAGGTTCGCGTAGTCGAACGCGCGATCGCCGCGCAGCCCTTTCGGGTCGATCGCGAGCCAGCCGCGTGCGCCGAAATGGAGAATGTTGTCGTGATGGATGTCGCCGTGCAGGACGACTTCGTCGACGGCCGGCGCGGCCAGCAGCTGGCGCGCGACCGTGGCCGAGCGGCGCAGCACGTCGTTCTCCGCGTCATTCGACAGCAGCGCGTAGAACCAGTCGTGCAGCGGTACGACCGAAGGCGGCTCGGGGGCACGATGCGCGTGCAGCCGGGCGACGACGTCGCACGCGATGCGCATCGCGTCGTCGTCGCGACCCGATGCCGAATAGCCGGCAAGCGACGGTGACGGCTGCGCGCGTTCGAGCAGGATCGCGTCGCCGTCGTGCTGCCACGCCTGCGCGGCGCCTTGTCCGTTCCACCAGGTCATCAGCGCATTGCCGAGACGCTCTTCGTCGCACGTGGCGACCTTCAGCATCGCGGGCCGCGCGTGCCAGACGACGGGCAGCAGGCCGCCGCTCGCGGTCAGGATCGGGCCGCCGTCGGGAACGAGGCCCCACAGGTCGATGTATCGATCGAACATGACGCGATGGTACAGGCGAACCGGATCGTGCGCCGCGCGGCATGCCCGACGGCGCGCCACCGGCCCGCACGTGTCGCGTGAACGGCTCCGGCGCGCTTTCCTAAATAAAATTTAGCCTGCCAAACTTTGGCTAAATAAGGTTCCGGTTTCGCGCCATCCCTTCGACAATGCGCGCCTTTCGTGACCGATCGGCGCCGCTCGCGCCGGCCGTCGCGGCACTGAAGAAGGAGCCCGACATGACCGACCACACCGCCAACCCATCGCCGCCGCCCGCGCCGCCATCCGCACCGCCGCACCGACGCGTGTGGCGCACGCTCGCGGGCGCGCTGCTCGGCCTGACGCTCGCCTGTGCGGGCATCGGCGCATGGACGTTCCATCGCATCTGGACGCAGTTGCCGTCCGTCGAGCACCTGGCCGTCTATCGTCCCGCGCTGCCGCTGCGGATCTTCTCGCGCGACGGCGAACTGCTGGCCGAATACGGCGTCGAGCGGCGCGAGTTCGTGCCGCTCGAACGCATCCCGCCGCTGATGCGGCAGGCGCTGCTCGCGGCCGAGGACGCGAAGTTCTACCAGCACGGCGCGATCGATGTCGGCGGTCTTGCGCGCGCGACGTTCGCGAACGTCGTGACGGGGCAGCCGGGGCAGGGCGGCAGCACGATCACGATGCAGGTCGCGCGCAACTTCTACCTGACGCGCGACAAGGTGTTGAGCCGCAAGCTCGCCGAGATCCTGATGGCGGCCAGGCTCGAACGCGAATACAGCAAGGACAAGCTGCTCGAGCTGTACATGAACGAGATCTACCTGGGCGAGCGCGCATATGGTTTCGCGGCGGCCGCGAACGTGTATTTCGGCAAGCCGCTCGA comes from Burkholderia pyrrocinia and encodes:
- a CDS encoding bifunctional allantoicase/(S)-ureidoglycine aminohydrolase; translated protein: MSKTTYYAPHGGHPPQTDLLTDRAMFTEAYAVIPKGVMRDIVTSWLPFWTNTRLWVIARPLSGFAETFSQYIVEVNPGGGSDKPEQDKNAEAVLFVVEGEAELTLQGSKHVLKPGGYAFIPPGADWTLHNVSDAAVRFHWVRKHYQVVDGIPLPEAFVTNEQDVEPIPMPGTDGAWVTTRFVDMSDMRHDMHVNIVTFQPGGVIPFAETHVMEHGLYVLEGKAVYRLNQDWVEVEAGDFMWLRAFCPQACYSGGPGRFRYLLYKDVNRHMNLTLNPAR
- a CDS encoding aminoglycoside phosphotransferase family protein, giving the protein MFDRYIDLWGLVPDGGPILTASGGLLPVVWHARPAMLKVATCDEERLGNALMTWWNGQGAAQAWQHDGDAILLERAQPSPSLAGYSASGRDDDAMRIACDVVARLHAHRAPEPPSVVPLHDWFYALLSNDAENDVLRRSATVARQLLAAPAVDEVVLHGDIHHDNILHFGARGWLAIDPKGLRGDRAFDYANLFCNPVHDIAVDPARFERRVALVADAAQLDRCRLLQWILAWSGLSAVWLMEDELPPDTRLQVATLAATALGL